One stretch of Halichoerus grypus chromosome 8, mHalGry1.hap1.1, whole genome shotgun sequence DNA includes these proteins:
- the SLC7A8 gene encoding large neutral amino acids transporter small subunit 2 isoform X3, whose translation MGVVQICKGEYFWLEPKNAFENFQEPDIGLIALAFLQGSFAYGGWNFLNYVTEELVDPYKNLPRAIFISIPLVTFVYVFANVAYVTAMSPQELLASNAVAVTFGEKLLGVMAWIMPISVALSTFGGVNGSLFTSSRLFFAGAREGHLPSVLAMIHVKRCTPIPALLFTCISTLLMLVTSDMYTLINYVGFINYLFYGVTIAGQIVLRWKKPNIPRPIKINLLFPIIYLLFWAFLLIFSLWSEPVVCGIGLAIMLTGVPVYFLGVYWQHKPKCFNNFIESLTLVSQKMCVVVYPEMEAGLGKEEINGDTEEQRRPIYQPTASKDKDSEQPQP comes from the exons ATGGGAGTTGTCCAGATCTGCAAAG GAGAGTATTTCTGGCTGGAACCAAAGAACGCATTTGAGAATTTCCAAGAACCTGACATCGGCCTTATCGCACTGGCTTTCCTTCAGGGCTCCTTTGCCTACGGAGGCTGGAACTTTCTTAATTACGTGACTGAGGAACTTGTTGATCCCTACAA GAATCTTCCCAGAGCCATCTTCATCTCCATCCCACTGGTCACATTTGTGTATGTCTTTGCCAATGTCGCTTATGTCACTGCAATGTCCCCCCAGGAGCTGCTGGCTTCAAACGCAGTCGCTGTG ACATTCGGAGAAAAGCTCCTAGGGGTCATGGCCTGGATCATGCCCATTTCCGTTGCCCTGTCCACATTTGGAGGAGTTAATGGGTCTCTCTTCACCTCTTCCCG GCTGTTCTTTGCTGGAGCCAGGGAAGGCCATCTTCCCAGCGTGTTGGCCATGATTCACGTGAAGCGCTGCACCCCAATCCCAGCCTTGCTCTTCACA TGCATCTCAACCCTGCTGATGCTGGTCACCAGCGACATGTACACACTCATCAACTACGTGGGCTTCATCAACTACCTCTTCTATGGAGTCACAATTGCTGGACAGATAGTTCTTCGCTGGAAGAAGCCTAATATCCCCCGCCCTATCAAG ATCAACCTGCTGTTCCCCATCATCTACTTGCTGTTCTGGGCCTTCCTGCTGATCTTTAGCCTGTGGTCGGAGCCTGTGGTGTGTGGCATTGGCCTGGCTATCATGCTGACAGGAGTGCCCGTCTATTTCCTGGGTGTTTACTGGCAACACAAGCCCAAGTGTTTCAATAACTTCATTG AGTCGCTAACCCTGGTGAGCCAGAAGATGTGTGTGGTTGTGTACCCCGAGATGGAAGCAGGCTTGGGGAAAGAGGAGATAAATGGGGACACAGAGGAGCAGCGGCGGCCCATCTACCAACCCACTGCCTCCAAGGACAAGGACTCGGAGCAGCCCCAGCCCTGA